From a region of the Panicum virgatum strain AP13 chromosome 2K, P.virgatum_v5, whole genome shotgun sequence genome:
- the LOC120695786 gene encoding ubiquitin carboxyl-terminal hydrolase 16-like isoform X2, with protein MGKKVKAKPKNLRKAQERGPSASSSDVGPGDAALQDASLSAEEATASASGREHCGHYSRDSAHLDKVLLEILSSKHVASCEHCREDAPRKKGGAGSKEKGGKKKKGGASKGAAAKAQAKAEKSDMWVCLDCGRHFCGGAVEDTKPYGHARRHAKQDRHWWAARYDDPTVAYCLSCEKEVPIEMPKLETVVAEVVDAKVVGIEDTDSSGLVNPHANVIKGLPNLGNTCFFNAVLQNLLALDRLRRKMLGPDVPTGALAMSLKKLFAETSASNHAGGALSPKNLFSSICSKYPQFRGYQMQDSHELLRCFLDGLRTEETDARKLVEEASDAGVPTIVDSIFGGQLSSTVSSTECSHSSVKHDQFLDLSLPVPSRRPPTKSVSSPPAKKIKQSIRDRNKSRRYGKTPARASPSVESNKEQIQTITACNNSQIPDSELKQVVSEKEPEPSICSESCASVSNIEQKATSNAVDSICWLDYLADADETKSEILDSADSTEAGQIWESRDAAHDPLHPQDDALPKEQILGSEHSDVSPVTENNIQPAYGGDVEQDDYGIGDMFNEPEVTSEVKKENGKAEDIDVMAWSSNSADDEVDDSNAPVSVEGCLALYTEPELLSEPWLCEHCTNAARLSADEAKNVVEMKDGAEIKDGEEMMAGGDVRQDGEELIMRCSKEDIDQVMNTDGCKKDIDQVMATDDCSDNLHSGIHCKEGGCVNPSLADPEQNCNGNFPDTENTTTQRTVAAFTVEKTEPSNSQTDDKEQGVDLRSLELESSSLNKQQHDADIQFNDGHNVDITADSTSAPVSCDSDSVSFSATNNVEAERVGGAEEVVSSSLPSDAQKTLQSAKDNEDVITRNQGRRKRMKMVGKAQQLEDSQNKKKEDETKVFRAAMRRILISKAPPVLTINLNRFSQDSHGRYKKLKGHVCFKEMLDIQPFMDPRCKENNNTAYRLVGVVEHLGTMTGGHYVAYVRAAKIGGWQQQSSGSKSWFYASDGQVREASLEEVLNCEAYILFYERVAD; from the exons ATGGGGAAGAAGGTGAAGGCTAAGCCGAAGAACCTGCGTAAAGCGCAGGAACGGGGTCCTTCAGCCTCATCCTCAGATGTTGGACCTGGCGATGCGGCATTGCAGGACGCAAGCCTCTCAGCAGAAGAAGCAACTGCGTCGGCCAGTGGCAGGGAGCATTGCGGCCACTACAGCCGCGACAGTGCCCATTTGGACAAGGTCCTCCTGGAGATCTTGTCTTCCAAGCACGTTGCGTCGTGCGAGCATTGTCGGGAGGATGCCCCGAGAAAGAAAGGCGGTGCTGGAAGCAAGGAGAAAggtgggaagaagaagaaaggaggcgCCTCCAAAGGCGCTGCTGCCAAGGCACAGGCAAAGGCTGAGAAAAGCGATATGTGGGTCTGCTTGGACTGTGGTCGGCATTTTTGTGGTGGTGCAGTAGAGGATACCAAGCCCTATGGCCATGCCAGACGGCATGCTAAGCAGGACCGGCATTGGTGGGCTGCAAGGTATGATGACCCAACAGTTGCTTATTGCTTGTCATGTGAAAAGGAGGTGCCAATTGAGATGCCCAAATTAGAGACAGTTGTGGCAGAAGTAGTGGATGCTAAGGTGGTTGGTATTGAGGATACTGATTCATCAGGTTTGGTTAACCCTCATGCTAATGTGATCAAAGGGCTGCCAAATCTTGGAAACACATGCTTCTTCAATGCAGTGCTGCAGAACCTCCTTGCTCTTGATAGGTTGCGTAGGAAGATGTTAGGACCAGATGTTCCTACAGGAGCACTTGCTATGTCACTGAAAAAGCTCTTTGCAGAGACAAGTGCTTCAAACCATGCAGGAGGGGCACTTAGCCCGAAGAATCTCTTCTCAAGCATTTGCTCAAAATATCCACAGTTCAGGGGCTACCAGATGCAGGATAGCCATGAATTACTCCGCTGTTTTcttgatggtttacgcactgaGGAAACTGATGCACGGAAGCTAGTGGAAGAAGCTTCAGATGCAGGGGTCCCCACAATTGTCGACTCCATCTTTGGGGGTCAGCTGTCTAGTACTGTGTCCAGCACAGAATGCTCACACAGTTCTGTGAAACACGATCAATTCCTTGATCTCTCACTCCCAGTTCCATCACGGAGGCCTCCTACCAAGAGTGTTTCATCCCCACCTGCAAAGAAGATCAAACAGTCCATACGAGATAGGAACAAAAGTCGCAGATATGGGAAGACTCCTGCTCGAGCATCTCCTTCAGTGGAGAGTAATAAAGAACAGATTCAAACAATTACTGCGTGCAACAATTCCCAAATTCCTGATTCAGAACTCAAACAGGTAGTCAGCGAGAAAGAGCCAGAGCCCTCTATCTGCAGTGAGTCATGTGCTTCTGTGTCTAATATAGAACAAAAGGCCACTTCAAATGCGGTGGATAGCATATGCTGGTTGGATTACCTTGCCGATGCAGACGAAACAAAATCTGAGATTCTTGATTCTGCAGATTCTACTGAAGCAGGACAGATTTGGGAAAGTAGGGATGCTGCACATGATCCTTTACACCCTCAGGATGATGCCCTACCTAAAGAGCAGATCTTGGGTTCTGAGCACTCAG ATGTTTCTCCAGTAACGGAAAATAATATTCAACCTGCATATGGTGGAGATGTAGAGCAAGATGACTATGGTATTGGTGATATGTTCAATGAACCAGAAGTTACTTCTgaagtcaagaaagaaaatGGTAAAGCTGAAGACATTGATGTGATGGCTTGGAGTAGTAATAGTGCTGATGATGAGGTAGATGATAGTAATGCTCCTGTATCAGTTGAGGGCTGCTTGGCTTTGTATACTGAACCAGAGCTACTATCTGAACCATGGTTGTGTGAGCACTGTACTAATGCTGCACGCCTAAGCGCTGATGAAGCAAAAAATGTCGTGGAGATGAAGGATGGTGCTGAAATAAAGGATGGTGAGGAGATGATGGCCGGTGGTGATGTAAGACAAGATGGCGAGGAGTTGATCATGAGGTGCAGCAAAGAGGACATTGATCAGGTTATGAATACTGATGGTTGCAAAAAGGACATTGATCAGGTTATGGCAACTGATGATTGCTCTGACAATTTACATTCTGGTATACATTGCAAGGAAGGAGGATGTGTGAATCCTTCTTTGGCTGACCCTGAACAAAACTGTAATGGTAATTTTCCAGACACAGAAAATACTACTACACAGAGAACTGTTGCAGCGTTCACAGTTGAGAAGACTGAACCGTCAAATAGTCAGACTGACGATAAGGAACAGGGTGTGGATTTGAGAAGCTTAGAACTGGAGTCCTCATCTTTGAATAAGCAACAACATGATGCGGATATCCAGTTTAATGATGGACATAATGTGGATATAACCGCTGATTCTACAAGTGCACCAGTGAGTTGTGATAGTGATTCTGTGTCTTTCAGTGCAACTAACAACGTAGAAGCTGAACGTGTTGGTGGTGCTGAAGAAGTTGTTTCTAGTAGCCTTCCATCGGATGCACAAAAAACCTTGCAGAGTGCAAAAGATAATGAAGATGTCATCACAAGGAATCAAGGCAGGAGGAAGCGAATGAAGATGGTTGGCAAGGCACAGCAATTGGAAGATAGCCAAAATAAGAAGAAAGAGGATGAGACAAAGGTTTTCAGAGCTGCAATGAGAAGAATTCTTATAAGCAAGGCTCCACCTGTATTGACAATTAACTTGAACAGATTCAGCCAGGATTCCCATGGTCGATATAAGAAACTGAAAGGGCACGTGTGCTTTAAGGAGATGCTTGATATACAGCCATTCATGGACCCAAG ATGTAAGGAGAACAACAACACTGCTTATCGTCTTGTTGGTGTTGTCGAGCACTTGGGAACCATGACAGGTGGTCATTATGTTGCATACGTGAGAGCTGCCAAGATTGGAGGTTGGCAGCAGCAGAGCAGTGGCTCAAAGTCTTGGTTTTACGCAAGCGATGGACAAGTGAGAGAAGCCTCTCTGGAGGAAGTTCTGAACTGCGAGGCTTACATTCTGTTCTATGAGAGGGTGGCCGACTAA
- the LOC120695785 gene encoding uncharacterized protein LOC120695785, translating to MEARARPRRGVTLAEQLAASSNLRDLLKLRDGNGQGERAARRRRTLLDVIRDADGDRAPAAASARRGVCPATGRTVAAEPAPAPEEAARGERVSLMALLERTEQQWAARAAGGHWKRVDAEDDDAPEEKEKEKGGGGGVGGRGCVCVARGKGAAFIPCGHTFCRACARELRAGRGRCPLCNATIREVLNLF from the coding sequence ATGGAGGCGCGGGCGCGACCGCGGCGCGGAGTGACGCTGGCCGAGCAGCTCGCTGCGTCGTCCAACCTCCGGGACCTCCTCAAGCTGCGCGACGGCAACGGCCAAGGCGAacgcgcggcgaggaggcgccgcACGCTGCTCGACGTCATCCGCGACGCGGACGGGGACCGCGCTCCTGCCGCCGCGTCCGCACGCCGCGGCGTCTGCCCCGCGACGGGACGCACGGTCGCCGCGGAGCCAGCGCCGGCGCCAGAGGAGGCCGCGCGGGGGGAGAGGGTGTCCCTGATGGCGCTGCTGGAGCGGACGGAGCAGCAGtgggccgcccgcgccgccggcgggcacTGGAAGCGCGTGGACGCGGAGGACGACGACGCGccggaggagaaggagaaggagaagggcggcggcgggggcgtggGCGGGCGGGGCTGCGTGTGCGTGGCGCGGGGCAAGGGCGCGGCCTTCATCCCCTGCGGCCACACCTTCTgccgcgcctgcgcccgcgagctccgcgccggccgcggccgctgcccgCTCTGCAACGCCACCATCCGCGAGGTCCTCAACCTCTTCTGA
- the LOC120695786 gene encoding ubiquitin carboxyl-terminal hydrolase 2-like isoform X1 — MGKKVKAKPKNLRKAQERGPSASSSDVGPGDAALQDASLSAEEATASASGREHCGHYSRDSAHLDKVLLEILSSKHVASCEHCREDAPRKKGGAGSKEKGGKKKKGGASKGAAAKAQAKAEKSDMWVCLDCGRHFCGGAVEDTKPYGHARRHAKQDRHWWAARYDDPTVAYCLSCEKEVPIEMPKLETVVAEVVDAKVVGIEDTDSSGLVNPHANVIKGLPNLGNTCFFNAVLQNLLALDRLRRKMLGPDVPTGALAMSLKKLFAETSASNHAGGALSPKNLFSSICSKYPQFRGYQMQDSHELLRCFLDGLRTEETDARKLVEEASDAGVPTIVDSIFGGQLSSTVSSTECSHSSVKHDQFLDLSLPVPSRRPPTKSVSSPPAKKIKQSIRDRNKSRRYGKTPARASPSVESNKEQIQTITACNNSQIPDSELKQVVSEKEPEPSICSESCASVSNIEQKATSNAVDSICWLDYLADADETKSEILDSADSTEAGQIWESRDAAHDPLHPQDDALPKEQILGSEHSGENTVDDAPLLQPVILLPYKEFGTTAKEMDETIENSQNSACVVPSPDVSPVTENNIQPAYGGDVEQDDYGIGDMFNEPEVTSEVKKENGKAEDIDVMAWSSNSADDEVDDSNAPVSVEGCLALYTEPELLSEPWLCEHCTNAARLSADEAKNVVEMKDGAEIKDGEEMMAGGDVRQDGEELIMRCSKEDIDQVMNTDGCKKDIDQVMATDDCSDNLHSGIHCKEGGCVNPSLADPEQNCNGNFPDTENTTTQRTVAAFTVEKTEPSNSQTDDKEQGVDLRSLELESSSLNKQQHDADIQFNDGHNVDITADSTSAPVSCDSDSVSFSATNNVEAERVGGAEEVVSSSLPSDAQKTLQSAKDNEDVITRNQGRRKRMKMVGKAQQLEDSQNKKKEDETKVFRAAMRRILISKAPPVLTINLNRFSQDSHGRYKKLKGHVCFKEMLDIQPFMDPRCKENNNTAYRLVGVVEHLGTMTGGHYVAYVRAAKIGGWQQQSSGSKSWFYASDGQVREASLEEVLNCEAYILFYERVAD, encoded by the exons ATGGGGAAGAAGGTGAAGGCTAAGCCGAAGAACCTGCGTAAAGCGCAGGAACGGGGTCCTTCAGCCTCATCCTCAGATGTTGGACCTGGCGATGCGGCATTGCAGGACGCAAGCCTCTCAGCAGAAGAAGCAACTGCGTCGGCCAGTGGCAGGGAGCATTGCGGCCACTACAGCCGCGACAGTGCCCATTTGGACAAGGTCCTCCTGGAGATCTTGTCTTCCAAGCACGTTGCGTCGTGCGAGCATTGTCGGGAGGATGCCCCGAGAAAGAAAGGCGGTGCTGGAAGCAAGGAGAAAggtgggaagaagaagaaaggaggcgCCTCCAAAGGCGCTGCTGCCAAGGCACAGGCAAAGGCTGAGAAAAGCGATATGTGGGTCTGCTTGGACTGTGGTCGGCATTTTTGTGGTGGTGCAGTAGAGGATACCAAGCCCTATGGCCATGCCAGACGGCATGCTAAGCAGGACCGGCATTGGTGGGCTGCAAGGTATGATGACCCAACAGTTGCTTATTGCTTGTCATGTGAAAAGGAGGTGCCAATTGAGATGCCCAAATTAGAGACAGTTGTGGCAGAAGTAGTGGATGCTAAGGTGGTTGGTATTGAGGATACTGATTCATCAGGTTTGGTTAACCCTCATGCTAATGTGATCAAAGGGCTGCCAAATCTTGGAAACACATGCTTCTTCAATGCAGTGCTGCAGAACCTCCTTGCTCTTGATAGGTTGCGTAGGAAGATGTTAGGACCAGATGTTCCTACAGGAGCACTTGCTATGTCACTGAAAAAGCTCTTTGCAGAGACAAGTGCTTCAAACCATGCAGGAGGGGCACTTAGCCCGAAGAATCTCTTCTCAAGCATTTGCTCAAAATATCCACAGTTCAGGGGCTACCAGATGCAGGATAGCCATGAATTACTCCGCTGTTTTcttgatggtttacgcactgaGGAAACTGATGCACGGAAGCTAGTGGAAGAAGCTTCAGATGCAGGGGTCCCCACAATTGTCGACTCCATCTTTGGGGGTCAGCTGTCTAGTACTGTGTCCAGCACAGAATGCTCACACAGTTCTGTGAAACACGATCAATTCCTTGATCTCTCACTCCCAGTTCCATCACGGAGGCCTCCTACCAAGAGTGTTTCATCCCCACCTGCAAAGAAGATCAAACAGTCCATACGAGATAGGAACAAAAGTCGCAGATATGGGAAGACTCCTGCTCGAGCATCTCCTTCAGTGGAGAGTAATAAAGAACAGATTCAAACAATTACTGCGTGCAACAATTCCCAAATTCCTGATTCAGAACTCAAACAGGTAGTCAGCGAGAAAGAGCCAGAGCCCTCTATCTGCAGTGAGTCATGTGCTTCTGTGTCTAATATAGAACAAAAGGCCACTTCAAATGCGGTGGATAGCATATGCTGGTTGGATTACCTTGCCGATGCAGACGAAACAAAATCTGAGATTCTTGATTCTGCAGATTCTACTGAAGCAGGACAGATTTGGGAAAGTAGGGATGCTGCACATGATCCTTTACACCCTCAGGATGATGCCCTACCTAAAGAGCAGATCTTGGGTTCTGAGCACTCAGGTGAGAACACTGTTGATGATGCTCCCCTCTTGCAGCCTGTTATCTTACTTCCTTATAAAGAATTCGGTACCACTGCCAAGGAAATGGATGAAACCATAGAAAATTCACAGAATTCAGCATGTGTCGTTCCTTCTCCAGATGTTTCTCCAGTAACGGAAAATAATATTCAACCTGCATATGGTGGAGATGTAGAGCAAGATGACTATGGTATTGGTGATATGTTCAATGAACCAGAAGTTACTTCTgaagtcaagaaagaaaatGGTAAAGCTGAAGACATTGATGTGATGGCTTGGAGTAGTAATAGTGCTGATGATGAGGTAGATGATAGTAATGCTCCTGTATCAGTTGAGGGCTGCTTGGCTTTGTATACTGAACCAGAGCTACTATCTGAACCATGGTTGTGTGAGCACTGTACTAATGCTGCACGCCTAAGCGCTGATGAAGCAAAAAATGTCGTGGAGATGAAGGATGGTGCTGAAATAAAGGATGGTGAGGAGATGATGGCCGGTGGTGATGTAAGACAAGATGGCGAGGAGTTGATCATGAGGTGCAGCAAAGAGGACATTGATCAGGTTATGAATACTGATGGTTGCAAAAAGGACATTGATCAGGTTATGGCAACTGATGATTGCTCTGACAATTTACATTCTGGTATACATTGCAAGGAAGGAGGATGTGTGAATCCTTCTTTGGCTGACCCTGAACAAAACTGTAATGGTAATTTTCCAGACACAGAAAATACTACTACACAGAGAACTGTTGCAGCGTTCACAGTTGAGAAGACTGAACCGTCAAATAGTCAGACTGACGATAAGGAACAGGGTGTGGATTTGAGAAGCTTAGAACTGGAGTCCTCATCTTTGAATAAGCAACAACATGATGCGGATATCCAGTTTAATGATGGACATAATGTGGATATAACCGCTGATTCTACAAGTGCACCAGTGAGTTGTGATAGTGATTCTGTGTCTTTCAGTGCAACTAACAACGTAGAAGCTGAACGTGTTGGTGGTGCTGAAGAAGTTGTTTCTAGTAGCCTTCCATCGGATGCACAAAAAACCTTGCAGAGTGCAAAAGATAATGAAGATGTCATCACAAGGAATCAAGGCAGGAGGAAGCGAATGAAGATGGTTGGCAAGGCACAGCAATTGGAAGATAGCCAAAATAAGAAGAAAGAGGATGAGACAAAGGTTTTCAGAGCTGCAATGAGAAGAATTCTTATAAGCAAGGCTCCACCTGTATTGACAATTAACTTGAACAGATTCAGCCAGGATTCCCATGGTCGATATAAGAAACTGAAAGGGCACGTGTGCTTTAAGGAGATGCTTGATATACAGCCATTCATGGACCCAAG ATGTAAGGAGAACAACAACACTGCTTATCGTCTTGTTGGTGTTGTCGAGCACTTGGGAACCATGACAGGTGGTCATTATGTTGCATACGTGAGAGCTGCCAAGATTGGAGGTTGGCAGCAGCAGAGCAGTGGCTCAAAGTCTTGGTTTTACGCAAGCGATGGACAAGTGAGAGAAGCCTCTCTGGAGGAAGTTCTGAACTGCGAGGCTTACATTCTGTTCTATGAGAGGGTGGCCGACTAA